DNA sequence from the Armigeres subalbatus isolate Guangzhou_Male chromosome 1, GZ_Asu_2, whole genome shotgun sequence genome:
ACGAAGGCTGCCATCTCCCCCCTCCCTATCTCACCCCTTTCTTCCTAGGTACATTTTCGGTGGCCCCGAAAAGGGCCTTTGGATTATTGTTGGGTGGTGTGAACCTGCGCACTCAACCCTCGAATCCGTACAGCATTCGACCCTGGTACTTCAGTGCGTAGACGACACGACATCCATGGAGTGCTCCGTGTAGGTGACAGCGTCCCGGATAACATTTTCCAGGAACACTCAGCACACCGCAGGTTTCCTCGTAGATGATCCCGAAAATACGCTTGACCCCCTCCACGGCGAGCCCGCCAACGAATGATTGGTTTGGTGATGCCCTGGATGTTGTAATAATATGTGTGGAAGTACTGTCGAGGCGAGATGCACAATGGTCAGCATAATAATTCACCAAACACGCATTTCATATTCAAATTTGCTCAAAACTAATCAATATAAGGTTTCTTTTATAGTaaaatcacagataacagatattgaggctggcatccgatacgtgtgtaaacatccgcaaccgttaattcaaatgtattttaaattgggaccgcgtttggtaatcgattggagatggcgcaaggatcattgttattgaaaacgcagcccgaatgcagCTGTCAAatacattggctgcgttcgacggttgttaatccGCTGCGttcgtatgtactgccgcaatcagttgagtagatggcagtagtgggccaacgtatatcaattcaaaagtttacacaggattttcgataaaatttgttctagcttgaatatctgttatctgtggtaaaaCACAATTTGATTGTTCAAACAGTATAGAAAACATGTTTATTGCTCTGTCTAATCAGTACAAAAATACTAGACAGGAATTCATAGTGGTCATGATTCAACAGATTCACTGCAGTCTCCGTAGCTCATTAAATCTTCTATTAAACATAGTAATTAtaacaaaaatacatattagACTATTTGTATAGTGAAACTGTTAACTTATCAGCAACACGTAAGGCGTTCAATCTCAATCACTTCAAATCTCTTAAGAACTACTTTTTGTACTATCTTTCTGGTTGCTTTTGGCACGGGGTTGCCGCGGTCCTCGCTTTCCCCTCTTCCTCGGAGGCCCACTGGCAGCAGTCGTTAGCTGATTCTCACTTGGCATTATTTCACGTGGTTGCATTTTCTGATAAACGTTGTAAAAAACGTTTTCCGGTGTTGGCACGGACAAGTGGCTGTCGGAAAAGTCCTTCAACAGTGTTTCTATGTGGTTTTCGTTGCGCAGGAAACTGCTATCGACGCCGTGAGCTCTGGATATGTTTTCAATCGTGTCGTACATCCACAGTATTACGATTTCCTGGTGCGGCGCCGTAAATTTGTTGAGTATTTGAGTAAGTTCCAGCAATGCTTCGTAGAACAACACAACGCACCGTTCGTAGATACATCCAAAACCAAGATTGATCCGGTAATTAAGCTGCGGGTCGATGTCTGGCGTGACTGAGATCAATTTGTGGAGTAGATCCGTTTCGGTAACTTTGTTGAACGCGTAGATGACTAAATGGTTAATCAGCTTAATAACACACTCCTCGTTGACCAACTCGGCGATTTCGGTGGGTATGGCTACAGGCATCTCTTGGCCGCTGATGTTTACTGGAGGTATCTGGGCGAATGATAAGTTGGCAGGTGGCAAGTCATTAAATACAGCTGTTGGAATATCATTTTGCTCAGATATCCACTGTTCGGTATATTTCCTGTTATTATTCGTTGAGTATCCAATAGCATCTGGTAGATTATCGTTGATATTAGTGGTGTCTTCCACAGAGATAGTTACAGGCATCTCTTGGCTGCTGTCTGACATCTGGGTGGATATACTGGCGAATGGCATTGTCGTACTATCATTCTGCTCAGATAACCACTGTTCGGTATATTTCCTTTTATACGTTGGGTCTTCAATAATATCACCTGGTGGATTCTCTTGAGCATTAGTGTTGTCATCCAATGGGATAGTTGTCGATGTGTCATCGGATTTTTCGGATTTGACACATAAATCAATAATCAAACAGCTTCTTTCCATTTTGAAAATCTGAAATTAAAAATTAGTACCTAAATTTACTTAAATTCAAAACGTAGGATGTGATTGCTCAAGAATGATCCCATCCCAGGTCTTCAATTGATTAGAATatactggattctgtttttacacgattgatattttcttaattttccactcatattaaatgttattaattaACAtgcgatttttctttgatttgttcaggattttttgaaacatgttgcgaagattttgttggtaaattgaagtcacacgattaaaaatacgagcgaaaaaaaaaaaatagtgtaaaaacagaatcctgtgtacaaCAGTCGGTGACAGTTCCCGCGTCTAAAATCGATCCTAGGATTAGGTACTTGTAAGTGAAAGATTTCTATCCTGGGTGGCTGCACGTTTCAGCCTTGACCTGGGCCCAGGTCAGATTCCAGTCGACTTCCTTTATTTTTTGTTGAAGCTACGTCGCTACGAGCTTCTAGGTAtatctctgctgcgatgtcctgatATCAAAAACTGATATTAACAGAAATTCGGGAGACCGTAAAGGGAGGTGGGTCGGTCACACACTTCGAAAGAGTACAGACAATATATCTAGACTAAAGCGCTGGATGTGAATCCGGCTCGTGTCGACGAAGACTCAACAGAGAAATTAAGTGAATAGGAATCTGATCTGGGCCCAGGATGGATATCCTTTTGCGTTGGAGATTTTTAATTGTACCACTTGTAATGAAGATTGTGCAAAATTACATTGAGAAAAAGAGTCTAtgatacaattttactcagtcaacTAAAAGGGTTATTAGAACCCGCAGTACCAACTTTCCTTTTTTTATAAGTGTTACCTTTGAACCATTGAGCAACTATAAGCATTTCTCGACTTTTGAAGAATAATGTTtgaattaatatttatttaatagaATCTTTATCTCCGATAGCCTATGCGTACCTGGGACTTTCCTTAGcaatgcggtaagatgcgcggctacaaagcaaaactatgCTGAagttggctgggttcgattcccggtccggtctaggaaatcaggttggaagttgtctcgaccaggtctcgacttccctggacataaaagtatcatcgtgtgttagcttcatgatatacgattgtGATCGTAATTGTCTATTAAATGTTACGTAAGCCTGTCGATACAACCAATATATATAataaacgaaaattaactaaatTTGTGAAGTGGTCAAACTACTCTTCTCAAAGTATTTTTAAATGCGTATATGGGAGTGCTTGAAAGAACACTAAACCACAGAGAAACTGCGAGGCTGCAATGTCCCATtaggggggatgtaatgccagtaagaagaagccTATCCGTACAGAACTTTTACTTAGGTGAAATAAGTTGAGAAAAGTAACAATATACAACGCATGTCAGGTCAAGGAAGGAAGACCCGAAGACAgactcatatatttttaaaaaaatccttattaaacataattttaaaatttaagaagAGTTTACGTGTACTGGGCCTGCTAGTTTATTGATTAATATTACTAGGTAGCTTAATAAAATATTaccaaatgaaataaaacgcaATCCAGTAGGATCATACTTTTTGTAAGAACTACTGATCAACCATGGTTCTGTTGCTTCGAGATGATCACACTTACCTGGTTTCTCCCTTTAGGAATTTATGACGGGTTTCTAAAAACTAGTTGTGTTAATCTGAGAAAGGCACTGAAGATTAAATTTACATCACTGATAAAAACGAGGAGACCCATTAGAATATCATTtacttgagaaaaaatattgtttgtagTCTATGAATATGTACCATGAATATCTCTGCAGAGATGAAGCTGCATGAAGAAACTGCATCAAAGtgagttgttttgtttttcacgCTCCATCATCAGCATCATCAGTGCAACGAACTGTCATTCTTCAGAACACGTTCACGGAAGTTCACGATTatgaaaaatgataaaatgagtAGAAAACACTGAAAAGTTCTGTAAagttaatttcattttattttgctctacacacccgtttcaaatcactcagagactgagtgaaattgttttgccgtctctttttttctcacggaaaaattactcaattttcgttaAAAGTggaatttgagtagttccactttttacgaaaattgagtaacttttccgtgggaaaaaaagagacggcaatacaatttcactcagcctctgagtgatttgaaacggcgTGTATTCGAACAAATCGGTTCTCATCGAGAtctaagagcaagattaccggtggtgagtttaagccgtttggcagcgcaccCGCATAATCATGGACCATACGTAGACAGCATTTCTTATAATTGAAGAGAATAAGTGTGATTGTAGCGATGGTCTCACTAATAGTAGTTAACTATAAATGGACAGTCTCATATACTATTTCAACAGTAGCTCAGATGGTaaacggccaaacgaccatatgagtaataggcggttaagtataattaacatttaaatccggtcgttttttcgaacaaaattttcgatgtACCATACATCTGTTGGTAGATGTACAATTGAAGAACTATATAATTACACATCGACAGCATGTTATGTATTAACAGTTAGTGTTGATGTAGGGCTGGTATGGTGAATCCAGCTTAAAATTGTATGCTAACAATGAAGTGAATAGTGATAATATATCTTCactacaaaaaaatcaatagtTTTTAACATGTGTAACGACACATAAAACAACCAGAAACCATTCGTTATACATTTTATTAAGGCTCTATgatcttcaaaaatatacatataCCCTTAAAAAGCCTGAGTTATGGAGAACAATTGCattctttttcaaaaatatatgtgGCGACTAATAGTCAAAAACCATAACATCTCAcacataaaacttaaaatgttggAACATGTCTTTGATACCAGCTCCGTGCCGGCGCGGCGGTACGAATCATGAGAAGtgcgagaagaaaaaaatggcGAGTAGACGCCTGTTGACCAATTTCGCTGTGccgaaaatgaatatttttgcaggtaGGCTACATAGTATTTAATGAATTCAATCTTTATTCAACCTATAAACATTTTCTGTTTTCTTCATACATCAGGATGCAGTGCGAGTGGAATAAAGGCGTTAAATATCAGTGATCCAGATGCAGCGCGAAAGGACAAAAGACGATAGACAACAACAAGTGATTCAGATGGAAGGCGAGCGGACTGAGTTTGAGTGACGACTACTAAATGCAGCGCTAGTGGACAACTTAGAAGCATCCGGCGGCTTGGCGAAAATGAGCTCCACTTATCTGTTCCTGTTAGGTTGGATCTCGCAGTTCTATTAAACGATATGGCCCCAGGAGTAGCGGGACAGAAATGGCAGTCACAGGTTCGAAAGAATTGGTATGCCCCATGGGGCAACTGTTAAACCTTTCACTGTCTATTGCATTGTGTTCGCATCTTGTGTAATAAATTACGTAATGAAAAAATCGAGTATGTAGTGAGTTctgatttatatttttattttatattttgtatattttgaagGGTAATGTTTTAATATATGTATATTGAATATTATAAATAAATCGTATTAAAGAAATGCATTCAATTTTATCTACAAATATAATAATACGAATTGaatcataaataaaatatatgtgTCGTCGCTTATACATTTTCCATAAGTCCCACACATAAAATGGATTAGAttgaagctattgcaaaaatctatatcGCTCACACATAAACTATATACAGATTTTCTCCACAGTGTTATGACGCATATGTAATTTTGATTGCATGGTATGTCGTTTTTCATTATGCGGGCagtattgcgagaagattgaaaaattcgaaccggggtccgacggtcgactctcggaaagctgttccgccgggcaaacgtcaaatcacttgttgcacggtaaaaatttttggtttattttttcggtgtaaatgttgattattaaaatcaacgggaatatgcaactttaaacgagtgttacatgccgctatattttttaaacaagttttatgaaagtttgaaggcattttgtcatatatttatgtgatttagaaacattttagatttctcgaatattcttaatatcaagaaatatcaacacttttcgtacagtgcatgccattttgaagtttccgacactcaatctgcttcttcttctttgctccgcaaaattagaatttttctcttttctcgcaatatCATTACTTGATCACTTTACCGGCCGctcactcacaaaaaactccgcattatattcatgagttcacacatggatttttgcaatggggtctGCGAAATgaattccatattttcgacacatacATTCCATGCGCCCATATCCATTGCATGAatgttcacacatactatccatgtgggtcatagtatccatgtgtgaatttctatgcaattaagtatgagccgacgcatgatatgcatatttcaaaatacatggatttttgccataaagtatgtgtcgatttacCTGAGtgtactaaacgcgctgctataacagtagcgcgactgacaggtgattAAATAAATTTGGTAGCGCAATAAGAGCgctactatttgatgaactgtcaactgtcaaacgtcaccggtacggaatacagcaaccaaattgagagccgaaaacaGTGACCGATACgaaaacgagtgacgaaactaaaatgaaagcactgcgcgggtgattaataTGCTCGCGatcgataatgatgctcttagagcaattcaattcaaccagatgatcgacaggctatcgtccgacctagtaggtcggagcccgttcgttatagcgggagattttaatgcttgggcagtggaatggggcagccgctgcaccaatcagaggggacaggcacttgcaaaactcgacgcagtgcttgtcaatgacggagccagtagcacattccgtaggaatggggccgagtcatggatagatgtaacgtttgtcagccccaGTCTGCTCTCTGACCTGGACAGACGGATTTACTGGTTGGACGACGCAGCTTCACTAGCGTATCGGGGGGGAATTCGGTCAATAAACAATCACACGCGGAAAAACACGAGTTAACGAGTATTAGaaaggaaatttattaaagaaaagAATACAGAGTTTTTGTATCGCGTCCTACCGTTAGAACGTTtcgttttgttttaaatttctctACACAGGTTGAATGAGTGTTAGCGCGTTTATGGAGAGAGCACGGGGGGTGCACCGATGCGAAGGTATGTGCATTGTAGTCCCACatggactggagggtagacgagggctacacccatagggatcacctagcaattcgcttcaagatcaactatggtgtgcagcgtccgagggcgAGTGATCCATGTCAGGTTGTGGGTTCGTGggttcgacagcgaagttttcaccgcggccctgggactggaaacTGTCGTGTCCTTAGGAGACAGctgcatccgaatcagccgtctccagctgctgctcgatccgcagcagctcCGAAGCACAACtgcttcccgcgaaatacatcacaaaactgaatgcTCACTTCTTTGAACTGTCACCTCTCGCATCTAGTGCTCATGAGTatttttatcatcagactaaggccggagtggcctgtgctgcacataaaagacttctccattcagctcggttcaaggctgcacttcgccaaccacgcagtctgcggagggtccgcaagtcgtcctccacctgatcgatccaccttgcccgctgtgcacctcgccttcttgttcccgtcggatcgttgtcgagaaccattttcaccggattactgtccgacattctggctacgtgcccggcccaccgcagtcttccgattttcgcggtgtgaacgatggatggttctcccaacagctgatgcaattcgtggttcattcgcctcctccacgtaccgtccgccatctgcaccccaccatagatggtacgcaacactttcctttcgaaaactcccagtgcgcgttggtcctccacgagcatcgtccaggtctcgtgtccgtagagaactaccggtcttataagcgttttgtagatagtcagtttggtacggcggcgaactctagtcgatcggagcgtcttgcggagtccaaagtacgtacgatttccagccactatgcgtctccgaatttctctgctggtatcgttatcggcggtcaccagtgagcccaagtacacgaattcttcaaccacctcgatttcgtcaccaccgatagaaattcgtggtgggtggctcacattgacctctcttgagcctcttcctatcatgtacttcgtcttcgacgtgttgatgactagtccaatccgtttagcttcgcttttcagtctgatgtaggcttcctccatcctctcaaagttacgtgccatgatatcaatgtcgtcggcgaaaccaaataactggacggacttcgtgaaaatcgtaccactcgtgtcaatccctgcccttcgtattactccctccaaagcgatgttgaatagcagacacgaaagaccatcaccttgccgtaaccctctacgggtttcgaagggactcgagaatgcccctgaaactcgaactacgcacatcacccgatccatcgtcgccttgatcaaccgtatcagtttatccggaaatccgttttcgtgcattagctgccatagctggtcccgatcgattgtatcatatgcggctttgaagtcgataaatagatgatgtgtgggcacgttgtattcgcggcatttctgcaatacctgacgtatggcgaacacctggtctgtggtagagcgttcacccataaatcccgcctggtactgccccacgaactctcttgcaattggtgttagtcgacggcataaaatttgggagagtaccttgtaggcggcgttcagcaatgtgattgcgcggtagttgctacaatccagcttatcgccctttttgtagatgggacacacgacaccttccatccactcctgcggcagaacctcatcctcccaaaccttggtaatcacccagtgcagcgctttagccagtgcttcaccaccgtgtttaaacagctctcctggtagtttgtcagctccaggggctttgttgtttttcagccggccgatctcctcctggatttcctggagattcggagccggaagtcgcatgtcctgcgcgcgtgcttctaggttcattaccataccgccaccgttgtctgccatatcgccattcaggtgctcttcgtagtgctgccgccacctttggatcacctcacgctcgttcgtaagaaggttcccgtatccttacacatatcgggtatatgccctcttatttagtcaatatatttactcatacccCTCTCAATCCCTACATCTTCCTCCTGCTCTACtcttttacaattttattattattatattgatCTGCTTTATAATGCccaagaacatcaatcttgcatcaaaatcagaaacaaatcgccaacaatattctacgtaactcattgcttacatgtttctctctttgtttacattttctaacactgaactcaaatcAACCACTGAACACAACACAACCACAACCACTTGACCCGCATAATGAAAAACGACATACCATGCAATCAAAATTACATATGCGTCATAAGATATATTATCACTATTCACTTCATTGTTAGCATACAATTTTAAGCTGGATTCACCATACCAGCCCTACATCAACACTAACTGTTAATACATAACATGCTGTCGATGTGTAATTATATAGTTCTTCAATTGTACATCTACCAACTTATGTATGGTacatcgaaaattttgttcgaaaaaacgaccggatttaaatgttaattatacttaaccgcctattactcatatggtcgtttggccgtttACCATCTGAGCTACTGTTGAAATAGTATATGAGACTGTCCATTTATAGTTAACTACTATTAGTGAGACCATCGCTACAATCACACTTATTCTCTTCAATTATAAGAAATGCTGTCTACGTATGGTCCATGATTATGCGggcaggctctagaacatcaatcttgcatcaaaatcagaaacaaatcgccaacaatattctacgtaactcattgcttacatgtttctctctttgtttacattttctaacactgaactcaagtcaaccactgatcttggaatgcagtcatggatagaacttaccaggctgtagaacatcaatcttgcatcaaaatcagaaataaatcatcaacaatattctacgcaactcattgcttacatgtttctctctttgtttacattttataacactgaactcaaatcaaccactgatctcgcaatgcagtcatggatagaacttaccaggctctagaacatcaatcttgcttaaaaatcagaaacaaatcgCCAACAATATTCTACGATCCTAGAATCTACTAGGATCTAGAACTTCAATCTTGCATctaaatcaaaacaaatcatcaacaatattctacgcaaCTATTTGCTTACATATTCATACATTggtaccctctcgggggaatgattgtttaccctctcaggggaatgattgtttaccctatcagggataccctctcaggggaatgattgtttaccctatcagggataccctctcgggggaatgattgtttaccctatcagggataccctctcgggggaattattgtttaccctctcgggggaattattgtttaccctctcgggggaattattgtttaccctctcgggggaattattgtgtaccctctcgggggaatgattgtttaccctatcagggataccctctcgggggaatgattattcaccctatcagggataccccctcgggggaatgattgtttaccctatcagggattacctttcggaaaattattgtCTAGTCCACACTACTAATAATCCACACTTTGAAATCTATATAGATTTGATCCACTTTgtttatcagcgcacacataaataTCTTCCATGCGATATACAAATAatatataatcaaataaaatttctgGTTGTCTCGAATGAGAAATTAAccattttaagaaaaatattttttatggtgTCACACATTCTATTTTtgcaaacacattttttttcagtgtcatAATTGTCAcaaacgaaatttcaattttattgcgTTACCgtgtactttttttttccaagggtctgttcacaaattacgtaacgcttttggggggaggggggaggtgcaacttgcgttatactttgttacactaaaaggtgggggaggggtgggTACACTCAAACCAAACTGCTGATATGTTCTATGTGCGCAAAGCGCATAGATTATAAAATAGTGGAAgaattgtcattttatgtgcGGCTAATAAAACATATAAATTGTATTTATAAAgtatattatgtataaaatataTTTGACGTGTTCAAACATGAAAAGCATGCGCACCCCCACATTTTTTGACTGTCGCAAAGTAAACCATTTTCAAGCGTGAGCGATACAGTcttcaagaaaaaaaacattttcagccgCAGTAAACAACAAAATTCAGGATTATGGAATACTGTTGAAACTACTGGAGGTATAATTAATAATATTACTACATGTTTAGTTATTACATTCCTTATTCATGTTTTCGTAATTGTGTTACAGGCAGAATTATCGGCATCGAAAAACGTTTTCATCAATTGAACTTATGCGAGAATTCGGCAGATCCATCCATTGACTCTGATAGTCTGGTAGAAGGAAGTCGTGAgtttttaaaattcatattaTTGTGAACCAAAAACGTTTAAACACTTAATATTGTAGGATGGCATAGTTGAAATATATATCAAACTAAGGAAGAGGAACTGGATCCGGAAGAATCCGGACTCATACAGCGGGCAAAATATGCAATGTACCATGAAATCGTCAGATCAGTTTGTCCGGGTTGGTACAATGGAAAGGCCAATCATTTCTATCATCATAGCCAGCAGCAGgatatgatttgatttgaacCACTGAGAGGACCGTCGTACGTCAAACGGATCATCCGTGCCGTAACCCATTCACCGAATAATGAAATATCACCACCTCGATCACCACTTACCATATCCGCAATCCGAATTATGGTCGCAAAGATATTAGTGATTATCGATTGTTGGGGAGAGGGGGCGTTGGCACGGATGAACCGTCTGATGTATGACAAGGACGAGTCAAGTAACTTATCATATTTGAATGGATCAGTAGTAATATAACCACCGCTCTGGAAGTAGAACACCAGGTTTTATTGGTTTTGCTCTGCTggtcaattatattttttgcgACTCTGATATTTATGCAACGAAAGGAGCCAAACcaattctttttttaaattttcgccatcacaatatttttttgcatctttgttttgttaaaaaaaGTTACTGGAAAACTATGAATAAATCAACACTATAACCAAATGTCTATTTTCAGCATGATTGAGTTAATCATTTACTTCCCATATCAACATTGCTGTTATAAACAGCATTTAAATTCTGAGTATAATTTATCTGTTTCTAATTCGAGATACTGCCAATATATCACTATTATTTCCATTACTCTCAATAGTGTAATCCATTTGAGCTCCTTAATGTGAATCAAGAGGCTGCACATAAAATTCATCTTGACGATATCGGCAATAATTCAATAACGTTGCACATAGTTTTCATGTATGAAAGTAACTGGTCATATTCTAAGTGCAAGGCATATATATGTAATGTGCGTTTTTATTTGAGTGTACTActaaatgttacgcataacgcgaataaaaatttatttgaatgtttttattttaaaaccacTGATTGAAGTACCTAAttgttgtttattgtttatagtATATTAGTCATTAGCGAAATCAACCATGCTGACATAGCGGGACTGGtatgcgtaaaaataccaagcgaatattgtatttctcgacaccacagttccgaaaaactatgtaaatggttattgccgatttcaccaatttgaagagttatgtcaggaactaataaccgggaccAGACACTCGGGATTTTCCCGTGTTGCTTTCAAGTTTCAATCGGTGTGTAGG
Encoded proteins:
- the LOC134207945 gene encoding uncharacterized protein LOC134207945, which translates into the protein MERSCLIIDLCVKSEKSDDTSTTIPLDDNTNAQENPPGDIIEDPTYKRKYTEQWLSEQNDSTTMPFASISTQMSDSSQEMPVTISVEDTTNINDNLPDAIGYSTNNNRKYTEQWISEQNDIPTAVFNDLPPANLSFAQIPPVNISGQEMPVAIPTEIAELVNEECVIKLINHLVIYAFNKVTETDLLHKLISVTPDIDPQLNYRINLGFGCIYERCVVLFYEALLELTQILNKFTAPHQEIVILWMYDTIENISRAHGVDSSFLRNENHIETLLKDFSDSHLSVPTPENVFYNVYQKMQPREIMPSENQLTTAASGPPRKRGKRGPRQPRAKSNQKDSTKSSS